One segment of Bradyrhizobium sp. CB2312 DNA contains the following:
- a CDS encoding MarR family winged helix-turn-helix transcriptional regulator, with amino-acid sequence MRNKMPEARHHRLIYLLSVAQRRLQRWMAAQPSNQVTPAQAGLLFILGKQDGVLMGEAAAALDMGPAGISGLVDRSAAARLVERRADREDGRAFRVWLTPKGRTVLTQAKTEAAEINAALTEGFTAAEIDIVARWLTSIQDKFPRERDSED; translated from the coding sequence ATGCGAAATAAAATGCCCGAGGCGAGACACCACCGGCTGATCTACCTGCTGAGCGTCGCGCAACGCCGACTGCAGCGCTGGATGGCAGCGCAGCCCTCGAACCAGGTGACGCCGGCGCAGGCGGGGCTGTTGTTCATCCTCGGCAAGCAGGACGGCGTGCTGATGGGCGAGGCGGCAGCCGCGCTCGATATGGGACCGGCTGGTATCTCGGGGCTGGTCGATCGCTCTGCCGCGGCGAGGCTGGTCGAGCGGCGGGCCGATCGCGAGGACGGACGGGCCTTTCGCGTCTGGCTGACGCCGAAGGGGCGCACCGTGCTGACCCAGGCGAAGACTGAAGCTGCAGAGATCAACGCGGCGCTGACGGAAGGATTTACGGCTGCGGAGATCGACATCGTCGCGCGTTGGCTGACGAGCATTCAGGACAAGTTTCCAAGAGAAAGAGATTCAGAGGACTAA
- a CDS encoding enoyl-CoA hydratase produces MTEHVRVENNGGILTLTLARPDKKNALTDAMYGKLADSIESAEFDPSARVILIRGEGDMFTAGNDVGEFAAVASGKSEGSRNVVRFIQSLARCTRPLVAAVQGRAVGVGATMLLHCDLVVLADNAQLSTPFVSLALVPEAASSLLMPARIGYARAYEMFALGETVPAKSALEWGLANRVVPLDKLDAEALALAQRLARQPAGALTATKKLMRNGEALVAQMQAEGEHFAQRLRTAEAREAFTAFAERRAPDFTKVA; encoded by the coding sequence ATGACCGAGCATGTGCGAGTCGAGAACAACGGCGGAATTCTCACGCTCACTTTGGCGCGCCCCGACAAGAAGAACGCGCTGACCGATGCGATGTACGGCAAGCTCGCCGACAGCATCGAATCCGCCGAATTCGATCCGTCAGCCCGCGTGATCCTGATCCGCGGCGAGGGCGACATGTTCACCGCCGGAAACGACGTCGGCGAGTTCGCGGCGGTCGCATCCGGCAAGTCGGAAGGCAGCCGCAACGTCGTGCGCTTCATCCAGTCGCTGGCGCGCTGTACCCGGCCGCTGGTCGCGGCGGTGCAGGGCCGCGCGGTCGGCGTCGGCGCCACGATGCTGCTGCATTGCGATCTCGTCGTGCTCGCCGACAATGCGCAATTGTCGACGCCCTTCGTCAGCCTCGCGCTGGTGCCGGAAGCCGCCTCCAGCCTGTTGATGCCGGCGCGGATCGGCTATGCCCGCGCCTACGAGATGTTCGCGCTCGGCGAGACCGTGCCGGCGAAGTCCGCGCTGGAATGGGGCCTTGCCAACCGCGTGGTGCCGCTCGACAAGCTCGATGCCGAGGCGCTCGCGTTGGCGCAGCGCCTTGCCCGCCAGCCCGCCGGCGCGCTCACCGCGACCAAGAAGCTGATGCGCAATGGCGAGGCGCTGGTGGCGCAGATGCAGGCCGAGGGCGAGCACTTCGCTCAGCGCCTGCGCACCGCGGAGGCGCGCGAAGCGTTCACGGCATTTGCCGAGCGCCGCGCGCCGGATTTCACCAAGGTCGCCTAA
- a CDS encoding methyl-accepting chemotaxis protein, translated as MAMFKKSVSSLLLTLMALLAVGALASTAIQMVGAFGRYSDSLETARLAAADKAIFHGVLSLRNNRGDAQSAILGEDDPKAKLAEAEKAEQAGYDGIIAALATVEFARRDELAGTLKQRWNDAAPQFQLFYDEAKRPRAERRIERTNSWYDAVTKVIDTANLASTAVSNRAWMNDPYIARMIQVRRFAWQVRDRYGVHCSQLRSNVNSSRPLDDAQKRSVAQWDGTIASGWAGMAELLAAPDVTAELTAAASDAKVKTDAVLKQIGDLTKNFDGSGKPAMPASEWNTLCQSPFPLIVGVATKALDQSIARAETVQTTALTKLIVQSLAFLLALAVTLAGVYVVRNRLMRPVRAILDAIARISARDYATPVPQSRHPDEFGTMAAALESLRESAATAERLGQERESQQALQLARSGTVDAACRSFDDTVQAVIQSVVASTKELDATATGVRSLVSESSSQTAAVSSAAEQATNNLETIAAATEELSASVGEISAQVQSSAREAREAVSQAEQTNATVEILDQTASRIGEVVKMINAIAGQTNLLALNATIEAARAGEAGRGFAVVAGEVKSLAAQTATATEEISRQVEEIQGATGEAVAAIRSIGGAISGIDEKMTAIAAAVEQQRAATTEISRNFQQAAQGTREVTDTIGSVARLNEETGNAGTVLSESVKKMSADADRLRVAVEGFLGAVKTA; from the coding sequence ATGGCAATGTTTAAGAAATCGGTAAGCTCGCTTCTCCTGACCTTGATGGCCCTGCTGGCCGTGGGCGCGCTGGCCTCGACGGCGATCCAGATGGTCGGGGCCTTCGGCCGCTACAGCGACAGTCTCGAGACTGCGCGGCTTGCTGCCGCCGACAAGGCGATCTTCCATGGCGTGCTGTCCTTGCGCAACAATCGTGGCGACGCCCAGAGTGCCATCCTCGGCGAGGACGATCCCAAGGCAAAGCTCGCCGAAGCCGAGAAGGCCGAGCAGGCCGGCTATGATGGCATCATCGCCGCGCTTGCCACCGTTGAATTCGCCCGCCGCGACGAGCTCGCCGGCACGCTGAAGCAGCGCTGGAACGACGCCGCGCCGCAGTTCCAGCTGTTCTACGACGAAGCCAAGCGTCCGCGCGCCGAGCGCAGGATCGAGCGGACCAATTCCTGGTACGACGCCGTCACCAAGGTGATTGACACGGCGAACCTCGCCTCCACGGCGGTGTCGAACCGCGCCTGGATGAACGATCCCTACATCGCCCGCATGATCCAGGTCCGCCGCTTCGCCTGGCAGGTGCGCGATCGCTACGGCGTCCATTGCTCGCAGCTCCGCTCGAACGTCAACAGCAGCAGGCCGCTCGACGACGCCCAGAAGCGGTCGGTGGCGCAATGGGACGGCACCATCGCCTCCGGCTGGGCGGGCATGGCGGAGTTGCTGGCTGCGCCCGACGTGACGGCAGAGCTGACGGCGGCAGCGTCGGACGCGAAGGTCAAGACCGACGCCGTCCTCAAGCAGATCGGCGATCTCACCAAGAATTTTGACGGCAGTGGCAAACCCGCAATGCCCGCGTCCGAATGGAACACGCTGTGCCAGTCGCCGTTCCCGCTGATCGTCGGCGTCGCGACCAAGGCGCTGGACCAGTCGATCGCGCGCGCCGAGACCGTTCAGACGACGGCGCTGACCAAGCTCATCGTGCAGTCGCTCGCCTTCCTGCTGGCGCTCGCCGTGACCTTGGCGGGCGTGTACGTCGTGCGCAATCGCCTGATGCGGCCGGTGCGCGCCATCCTGGACGCGATCGCGCGCATCAGCGCCCGCGATTACGCGACGCCGGTGCCGCAATCCAGACATCCCGACGAGTTCGGCACCATGGCCGCGGCGCTCGAAAGCCTGCGCGAGAGCGCGGCAACCGCCGAGCGTCTCGGCCAGGAGCGTGAATCGCAGCAGGCGCTGCAGCTCGCCCGCTCCGGCACTGTCGATGCGGCGTGCCGCAGCTTCGACGACACCGTGCAGGCGGTGATCCAGAGCGTGGTGGCCTCGACCAAGGAGCTCGATGCCACCGCAACCGGCGTGCGCTCGCTGGTTTCGGAATCGAGCAGCCAGACCGCGGCGGTCTCGTCCGCCGCCGAGCAGGCCACCAACAATCTCGAGACCATCGCGGCGGCGACCGAGGAGCTCTCGGCGTCCGTCGGCGAGATCTCCGCGCAGGTGCAGTCCAGCGCCCGCGAGGCGCGCGAGGCCGTGTCGCAGGCCGAGCAGACCAACGCGACGGTCGAGATCCTCGACCAGACCGCAAGCCGCATCGGCGAGGTCGTGAAGATGATCAACGCCATCGCCGGCCAGACCAATCTCCTCGCGCTGAACGCCACCATCGAGGCCGCGCGCGCGGGCGAAGCGGGCCGCGGCTTCGCCGTGGTCGCCGGCGAGGTCAAGAGCCTTGCGGCGCAGACCGCGACCGCGACCGAAGAGATCTCCCGCCAGGTCGAGGAGATCCAGGGTGCGACCGGCGAGGCGGTTGCCGCGATCCGCTCGATCGGCGGTGCCATCAGCGGCATCGACGAGAAGATGACGGCGATTGCGGCGGCGGTCGAGCAGCAGCGCGCGGCCACCACCGAGATCTCGCGCAACTTCCAGCAGGCCGCCCAAGGCACCCGCGAGGTCACCGACACCATCGGCAGCGTCGCCAGGCTGAACGAGGAGACCGGCAACGCCGGCACGGTGCTGTCTGAATCCGTGAAGAAGATGTCGGCGGACGCCGATCGTCTCCGCGTCGCGGTCGAGGGCTTCCTCGGCGCGGTGAAGACCGCCTAG